One genomic segment of Terriglobales bacterium includes these proteins:
- a CDS encoding ABC transporter permease — MNLYEVLRQTFFTLRAHKMRSFLTMFGIIWGIASVILLVGLGKGFSKDQKEHLKSIGVDLVIVWGGRTSEQAGGLAAGRPIRLNVSDVYAIKQECYLLKAVSPELRRAVNEVSRYNAANRPVRGVWPEYQEFRSLSVDEGRLMSPDDEASARRVVVLGTEARQQLFPGKPAIGETLIMNGYPYTVIGVLEKKKQNGSYGSGPDNTQLFLPYSAMARDFPPPERPWTSHGWINNLVFEVDDPAHHEEAVMQVRRVLGRIHHFDPNDKDALFIWDTLEGSELVQRIFDVMTIFFGCVAVMTLCLGGIGVMNIMLVSVTERTREIGVRKAIGATNGDILRQFFAESATLTVLSGALGLLVGVGLCVAMGQLPLPDFVPHPVISTVAVVASLLTLSLITLTAGMYPARRAAELTPVESLRYE, encoded by the coding sequence ATGAATCTTTACGAGGTGCTGCGCCAGACCTTCTTCACGCTGCGCGCTCATAAGATGCGCAGCTTCCTCACCATGTTCGGGATCATCTGGGGCATCGCCTCGGTCATCCTGCTGGTGGGCCTGGGGAAGGGCTTCAGCAAGGACCAGAAGGAGCACCTTAAGAGCATCGGGGTGGACCTGGTCATCGTCTGGGGCGGGCGCACCAGCGAGCAAGCGGGAGGACTGGCCGCCGGCCGCCCCATCCGCCTGAACGTCAGCGACGTCTACGCCATCAAGCAGGAGTGCTACCTGCTCAAGGCGGTCAGCCCCGAGCTGCGCCGCGCCGTCAACGAGGTCAGCCGCTACAACGCCGCCAACCGCCCGGTGCGCGGGGTGTGGCCCGAGTACCAGGAGTTCCGCTCCCTCAGCGTGGATGAGGGCCGGCTCATGAGCCCGGATGACGAGGCCTCAGCCCGGCGGGTGGTGGTTCTGGGCACGGAAGCCCGCCAGCAGCTGTTTCCCGGCAAGCCCGCCATCGGCGAGACCCTCATCATGAACGGCTACCCCTACACCGTCATCGGGGTGCTGGAGAAGAAGAAGCAGAACGGCAGCTACGGCAGCGGGCCCGACAACACCCAGCTCTTCCTTCCCTACTCCGCCATGGCGCGCGACTTCCCTCCCCCGGAGCGTCCCTGGACCAGCCACGGCTGGATCAACAACCTGGTCTTCGAAGTGGACGACCCCGCCCACCACGAAGAAGCGGTCATGCAGGTGCGGCGGGTGCTGGGGCGCATCCACCACTTCGACCCCAACGACAAGGACGCGCTCTTCATCTGGGACACCCTGGAGGGCTCCGAGCTGGTGCAGCGCATCTTCGACGTCATGACCATCTTCTTCGGCTGCGTGGCGGTGATGACCCTGTGCCTGGGCGGGATCGGGGTGATGAACATCATGCTGGTCTCGGTGACCGAGCGCACCCGCGAGATCGGGGTGCGCAAGGCCATCGGCGCCACGAACGGCGACATCTTGCGGCAGTTCTTCGCCGAGTCCGCCACCCTGACCGTGTTGAGCGGCGCCCTGGGGCTGCTGGTGGGTGTGGGGCTGTGCGTGGCCATGGGGCAACTGCCTCTGCCGGACTTCGTTCCCCACCCGGTGATTTCGACCGTCGCCGTCGTGGCGTCTCTGCTGACCCTTTCCCTGATCACGCTCACCGCCGGGATGTACCCGGCGCGGCGGGCGGCGGAGCTCACTCCGGTGGAGTCGCTGCGGTATGAATAG
- a CDS encoding efflux RND transporter periplasmic adaptor subunit produces MANGNGKKKRKKFFYIGGSILLIMVVVIAVSAFTRGGGKLDPTKLAKVERGDLAKSVVATGKIEPITKVEIKSKASGIVQKLYVDFDDKVKEGQVLAELDKEQIQAAVRQAQAALAAAEANERAATADVERAKVDAESPDVPMLQRAYERAQQMAKDGVVSQANLDDAQKAYVLATNKRDMAKAQLVTNKAKLAQAQAQVQQAQAALASAEEDLHYATITAPITGTVLSRDVEVGDAVSSILVLGSSATLVMTLGDTSQVYVKGKVDESDIGKVYLGQPARIKVESFKDKTFNGKVTKIAPMGVEKDNVTTFEVRVSIDNPGGELKANMTANAEVILDEHKGVLMVPEGALIYDKDKKASVQVPDPSAKGGMRKVAVTIGISNGVKTEVLSGLKEGDQVILQ; encoded by the coding sequence GTGGCCAACGGCAACGGCAAGAAGAAGCGGAAGAAATTTTTTTACATCGGCGGCTCGATTCTGCTGATCATGGTCGTGGTCATCGCGGTTTCCGCCTTCACCCGCGGCGGAGGCAAGCTGGACCCCACCAAGCTGGCCAAGGTGGAGCGCGGCGACCTGGCCAAGAGCGTGGTGGCCACGGGCAAAATCGAGCCCATCACCAAGGTGGAGATCAAGTCCAAGGCCAGCGGTATCGTGCAGAAGCTCTATGTCGACTTTGACGACAAGGTGAAGGAAGGCCAGGTGCTGGCCGAACTGGACAAGGAGCAGATCCAGGCGGCGGTGCGCCAGGCCCAGGCGGCGCTGGCCGCCGCCGAGGCCAACGAGCGCGCCGCCACCGCCGACGTGGAGCGCGCCAAGGTCGATGCCGAGAGCCCCGACGTCCCCATGCTGCAGCGCGCCTATGAGCGGGCGCAGCAGATGGCCAAGGACGGCGTGGTCTCCCAGGCCAACCTCGATGACGCCCAGAAGGCATATGTCCTGGCCACCAACAAGCGCGACATGGCCAAGGCCCAACTGGTGACCAACAAGGCCAAGCTGGCTCAGGCCCAGGCCCAGGTGCAGCAGGCGCAGGCCGCCCTGGCCAGCGCCGAGGAGGATCTGCACTACGCCACCATCACCGCACCCATCACCGGCACCGTGCTCTCGCGCGACGTGGAAGTCGGCGACGCCGTCAGCTCCATCCTGGTGCTGGGTTCTTCCGCCACTCTGGTCATGACCCTGGGCGACACCAGCCAGGTGTACGTCAAGGGCAAGGTGGACGAGAGCGACATCGGCAAGGTCTACCTGGGGCAGCCCGCCCGCATCAAGGTGGAGTCCTTCAAGGACAAGACCTTCAACGGCAAGGTCACCAAGATCGCCCCCATGGGAGTGGAGAAAGACAACGTGACCACCTTCGAGGTCCGGGTCTCCATCGACAACCCGGGCGGTGAACTCAAAGCCAACATGACCGCCAACGCCGAGGTCATCCTGGATGAGCACAAGGGCGTGCTCATGGTCCCGGAAGGCGCGCTGATCTACGACAAGGACAAGAAGGCGTCGGTGCAGGTGCCCGATCCCAGCGCCAAGGGCGGCATGCGCAAGGTGGCGGTCACCATCGGCATCTCCAACGGCGTCAAGACCGAGGTGCTGAGCGGGCTCAAGGAAGGCGACCAGGTCATTCTGCAGTAA